The proteins below are encoded in one region of Ignavibacteriota bacterium:
- a CDS encoding Na+:solute symporter — translation MDLFDWILVGIYFAGTAVVGFYFSKRAGRNTQEFFLGGRRMTWWLAGLSMVATTFAADTPLAVTELVSTHGVSGNWLWWNMLIGGMLTVFFFARLWHRSGVLTDLELIELRYSGAPAAVLRAFRSVYLGLFMNTVIMGWVNLAMAAVLEGFFGLPRSEAFLYTGLALVLTAVYSSMSGLWGVAVTDAVQFLIAMTGCIVLAVLVVNAPQIGGLAGLRQALPPETLSILPRIGSASDGAVGVLSLSAGAFLAYVGVQWWASWYPGAEPGGGGYVAQRMMSTRSEKDSVFAVLFFQIAHYALRPWPWILVGLATIILYPQLPAAEKKLGYIYAMRDFLPSGFRGLMIAAFFAAYMSTIATHLNWGTSYIVNDFWRRFVQKGREEKSYVRISRIATIGIMVLSMAVTSIMTSISDAWIFIIECGAGLGLVLILRWYWWRVNAWSEIAATLTPIITYGAIALYNAGNPEAARILFPNSLFLTAGITTVVWITLTFLTPATERSVLDAFYLKVRPGGPFWKPVEQRCGAGPSHAPFGRMLAAWVSGILLVYSALFSVGEFLIGTPGGGAAWAGVSLVSAFGVFFAVRSFDT, via the coding sequence GGGATTGTCGATGGTTGCGACGACGTTCGCCGCCGACACACCGCTCGCCGTCACAGAACTGGTGTCCACACACGGTGTTTCGGGAAACTGGCTGTGGTGGAACATGCTGATCGGCGGCATGCTCACCGTGTTTTTCTTCGCGCGCCTGTGGCACCGCAGCGGCGTGCTGACGGATCTCGAACTGATTGAACTCCGATATTCCGGGGCACCCGCGGCAGTGCTGCGCGCGTTTCGCTCGGTGTACCTGGGCCTGTTCATGAACACCGTGATCATGGGATGGGTAAACCTTGCCATGGCCGCCGTGCTCGAGGGATTTTTCGGTCTGCCGCGCAGCGAGGCCTTTCTCTACACGGGACTGGCGCTGGTCCTGACCGCCGTGTATTCCTCGATGTCGGGCCTCTGGGGCGTGGCCGTGACTGATGCCGTACAATTCCTCATCGCGATGACGGGATGTATCGTGCTTGCAGTGCTCGTTGTGAATGCGCCGCAGATTGGCGGACTCGCCGGACTGCGCCAGGCGCTGCCGCCCGAGACACTCTCCATACTGCCCCGTATCGGCTCCGCATCCGACGGCGCCGTCGGCGTGCTCTCGCTTTCCGCGGGAGCCTTCCTCGCGTACGTGGGTGTGCAATGGTGGGCCTCCTGGTATCCGGGGGCGGAACCGGGCGGCGGGGGGTACGTCGCACAGCGTATGATGTCGACACGCAGCGAGAAAGATTCGGTATTTGCAGTCCTGTTCTTCCAAATTGCTCACTATGCGCTGCGCCCATGGCCGTGGATCCTCGTCGGACTCGCAACCATCATCCTGTATCCGCAGCTTCCCGCGGCAGAGAAGAAGCTCGGGTATATCTACGCGATGCGCGACTTCCTCCCTTCTGGTTTTCGCGGACTCATGATCGCAGCATTTTTTGCCGCGTACATGTCGACCATCGCAACACATCTCAACTGGGGCACCTCGTACATCGTCAACGATTTCTGGCGACGATTCGTGCAGAAGGGACGCGAGGAAAAAAGCTATGTGCGCATCTCGCGTATTGCGACGATCGGCATCATGGTCCTGTCAATGGCAGTGACGAGCATCATGACATCCATCTCCGACGCATGGATCTTTATCATCGAATGCGGCGCGGGGTTGGGTCTGGTACTCATCCTGCGCTGGTACTGGTGGCGCGTAAACGCGTGGAGCGAAATAGCCGCGACGCTGACACCCATCATCACCTACGGCGCCATCGCCCTGTACAACGCGGGAAATCCCGAGGCGGCACGCATTCTTTTCCCAAACAGCCTGTTCCTCACCGCCGGCATCACCACCGTCGTCTGGATCACACTCACCTTTCTGACGCCCGCCACTGAGCGCAGCGTGCTGGACGCGTTCTACCTGAAAGTGCGACCGGGAGGACCCTTCTGGAAACCGGTGGAGCAGCGTTGCGGCGCGGGTCCCTCACACGCGCCCTTCGGCCGTATGCTGGCCGCCTGGGTTTCGGGGATACTGCTCGTGTATTCCGCGCTGTTCTCCGTGGGAGAATTCCTTATTGGCACTCCCGGCGGGGGTGCGGCTTGGGCGGGCGTTTCGCTTGTGTCGGCTTTCGGCGTATTTTTCGCCGTCAGATCATTTGATACATAA